The following is a genomic window from Bacteroidales bacterium.
TTTAAGCAAGATGGCACTTCTGTGGTCCTTGAAGCACAGCAGGACATTGGCGAAAATACTGTCCGCACGGTTGCCATGGATTCAACTGATGGCCTTTATCGTGGCATGAAAGTAAACAATATTGGCCATTCGATAGAAATGCCGGTTGGTGAATATATCCGGGGCAGACTTTTTAATGTGATCGGCAATCCCATTGATGGACTAAAACCTGTACCTAAGGACCGTGCTTATTCCATCCACCGTGAACCACCACTTTTTGAACATCTTAGCACTGTTAGTGAAATTCTTTACACAGGAATCAAGGTAATTGATCTTATCGAACCTTACAGCAAAGGAGGTAAGATTGGGCTTTTTGGAGGGGCCGGGGTTGGCAAAACCGTGATCATCATGGAACTGATCAACAACATTGCGAAAGTATATTCCGGATTGTCAGTTTTTGCAGGTGTTGGCGAGCGTACCCGCGAAGGAAATGACCTTTTGCGTGAAATGATTGAATCAGGTGTAATCAGATATGGTGAGGATTTTTTAAAATCCATGGAAAAAGGGGGTTGGGATTTGTCGAAAGTAGATTACAACGAATTACAAAAATCACAGGCAACACTTGTTTTCGGCCAGATGAACGAACCTCCCGGAGCACGTGCCCGTGTAGCTCTCTCAGGGCTTAGCCTGGCAGAGTATTTCAGGGATGGTGATGATGAATCAGGGGGAAAAGACATTTTATTCTTTATTGATAATATTTTCCGTTTTACCCAGGCAGGATCAGAGGTTTCCGCACTACTTGGACGTATGCCTTCTGCGGTGGGTTATCAGCCAACGTTGGCTACTGAAATGGGACTGATGCAGGAACGCATCACTTCAACGACACGAGGTTCAATCACTTCGGTGCAAGCTGTTTATGTTCCTGCCGACGACCTTACCGACCCGGCTCCGGCTACAACATTTGCCCACCTTGACGCCACTACGGTACTTAATCGTAAAATCGCAGAATTGGGAATTTATCCGGCTGTAGATCCTCTGGATTCAACATCACGAATTTTATCGCCGCATATTGTCGGTGAAGAGCATTACAACACTGCACAACGGGTTAAAAATATTCTTCAGCGCTATAAAGAACTTCAGGATATCATAGCCATTCTTGGAATGGACGAACTTTCAGAGGAGGATAAACAATTGGTTCGCCGTGCCAGAAAAGTGCAGCGCTTTCTATCGCAGCCCTTTCACGTAGCGGAACAGTTTACAGGTATTCCCGGAAAAATTGTGGACATTCAGGATACCATCAAAGGCTTTAATATGATCA
Proteins encoded in this region:
- a CDS encoding F0F1 ATP synthase subunit beta, whose product is MSKKSEGFISQVIGPVVDVSFEQDQSLPNIHDALEVFKQDGTSVVLEAQQDIGENTVRTVAMDSTDGLYRGMKVNNIGHSIEMPVGEYIRGRLFNVIGNPIDGLKPVPKDRAYSIHREPPLFEHLSTVSEILYTGIKVIDLIEPYSKGGKIGLFGGAGVGKTVIIMELINNIAKVYSGLSVFAGVGERTREGNDLLREMIESGVIRYGEDFLKSMEKGGWDLSKVDYNELQKSQATLVFGQMNEPPGARARVALSGLSLAEYFRDGDDESGGKDILFFIDNIFRFTQAGSEVSALLGRMPSAVGYQPTLATEMGLMQERITSTTRGSITSVQAVYVPADDLTDPAPATTFAHLDATTVLNRKIAELGIYPAVDPLDSTSRILSPHIVGEEHYNTAQRVKNILQRYKELQDIIAILGMDELSEEDKQLVRRARKVQRFLSQPFHVAEQFTGIPGKIVDIQDTIKGFNMIIDGEVDEYPESAFNLVGTIEEAIEKGKKLLEESIA